A window from Streptomyces sp. NBC_00335 encodes these proteins:
- a CDS encoding ABC transporter permease — MMLRYALQTVRDRKAGFLGAFLALLCAAALVTACGTLLETGLRGTITTERYAGAPVIVAADQNVHATTVKVKNKGDEQKVKTKHKAKPVAERAWLPATTVDTVRAVPGVERAVPELTFQAVPLTRGGPGGEGAKPSYGHAWSSAALTPFTLAEGRAPQGGDEVVVDRGLAARAALRPGSELTVQSTGAPKTYTVSGIAAAAGGSLAHQSALFFGDAEAQRLAAREGRVSAIGVLPKAGVDAGELAGRIRQALQGTTAQVATGDERGPVEFLDAAGARIKLVSMGGAMGGTSLLVAVLVVVGTFSLSIQQRHRELALLRAIAATPGQLRSMIGREALLVGLAAGVAGALAGLPLAAWLHGRFVDAGVVPVTLERTAGIFPMIAAVGASLLGAWAAARITARRVARVRPAEALAEAAVERSRPRWARLVAGALLLAAGVVLIAVLSTLRTEPASTPVTFLAVVVLAGAVSLLGPLIVKAAAALLAGPLRLAGPGGRLATANLRGNATRMASAVTPLTLLVGMACTVLFVTPTLGDAARAQAREGVRAEWVLQGRGPGVPGAAAERIRRTPGVLAATEVVHTSIRVGLTKYAAQGVTPAGLDRTWDPGVTAGSLAEFGEKNVAVSELAADQLGLKPGSPLSLTLGDGTPVTLTVSAVYARGLGFGDVTLPHGLVAAHVDDPLASSVLVAGPAGPAVREVLASAVREYPGVAVLSAAEADGARAERQAAGSEINLLAMGLVLAFTAIAVANTLAMSTGERLREFAMLRLAGATRRQVRGMLRVEALAVLLMGVVLGSGISLAVLTAFSVGMTGSAAAVVLPLVYGVVVGGAGLVALCATGFAGRVAMRPRPVDLAAAKG; from the coding sequence ATGATGCTGCGCTACGCACTCCAGACCGTCCGGGACCGCAAAGCCGGTTTCCTCGGCGCCTTCCTCGCCCTGTTGTGCGCGGCGGCCCTCGTGACCGCCTGCGGAACCCTCCTGGAGACGGGACTGCGCGGGACGATCACGACCGAGCGCTACGCGGGCGCCCCGGTGATCGTCGCCGCCGACCAGAACGTCCACGCGACGACGGTCAAGGTGAAGAACAAGGGCGACGAGCAGAAGGTCAAGACGAAGCACAAGGCCAAGCCCGTCGCCGAACGGGCCTGGCTGCCGGCCACCACCGTGGACACCGTCCGCGCGGTGCCCGGAGTCGAGCGGGCCGTGCCCGAGCTCACCTTCCAGGCCGTGCCGCTCACCCGGGGCGGACCGGGCGGCGAAGGCGCGAAGCCCTCGTACGGACACGCCTGGAGCTCGGCCGCGCTCACCCCCTTCACGCTCGCCGAAGGCCGCGCCCCCCAGGGCGGTGACGAGGTCGTCGTCGACCGCGGACTCGCCGCCCGCGCGGCCCTGAGGCCCGGCTCCGAGCTCACCGTGCAGTCCACCGGCGCGCCCAAGACCTATACGGTCAGCGGGATCGCCGCCGCGGCCGGCGGGAGCCTCGCGCACCAGAGCGCCCTGTTCTTCGGCGACGCCGAGGCGCAGCGCCTCGCCGCCCGCGAAGGCCGGGTCAGCGCCATCGGGGTCCTGCCCAAGGCCGGGGTCGACGCGGGCGAGCTGGCCGGGCGGATCCGGCAGGCGCTCCAGGGCACCACCGCGCAGGTGGCCACCGGCGACGAGCGCGGCCCCGTGGAGTTCCTCGACGCGGCCGGCGCCCGGATCAAGCTGGTCTCCATGGGCGGCGCGATGGGCGGTACTTCACTCCTCGTGGCGGTCCTCGTGGTGGTCGGCACCTTCTCCCTGTCGATCCAGCAGCGCCACCGCGAGCTCGCCCTGCTCCGCGCCATCGCCGCCACCCCCGGGCAGCTGCGGAGCATGATCGGCCGCGAGGCGCTGCTCGTGGGGCTGGCCGCCGGAGTCGCCGGAGCCCTCGCCGGGCTGCCGCTGGCCGCCTGGCTGCACGGCCGGTTCGTCGACGCGGGGGTCGTCCCCGTCACCCTGGAGCGCACCGCCGGGATCTTCCCGATGATCGCCGCCGTCGGAGCGAGCCTGCTCGGAGCATGGGCCGCGGCCCGGATCACCGCCCGGCGGGTGGCCCGCGTCCGCCCCGCCGAAGCGCTGGCCGAGGCCGCCGTCGAGCGGAGCCGGCCCAGGTGGGCGCGGCTCGTCGCCGGGGCGCTGCTGCTGGCGGCCGGGGTGGTGCTGATCGCCGTACTCAGTACGCTGCGCACCGAGCCGGCGTCGACTCCGGTCACCTTCCTCGCCGTCGTGGTGCTCGCCGGAGCCGTCTCGCTGCTGGGCCCGCTGATCGTCAAGGCCGCGGCCGCACTGCTCGCGGGGCCGCTGCGGCTGGCCGGCCCGGGCGGCCGGCTGGCCACCGCGAACCTGCGCGGCAACGCGACCCGGATGGCCTCCGCCGTCACCCCGCTCACCCTGCTGGTCGGGATGGCCTGCACCGTGCTCTTCGTCACCCCGACGCTGGGCGACGCCGCCCGGGCGCAGGCCCGCGAGGGAGTACGGGCCGAGTGGGTGCTCCAGGGCCGGGGGCCGGGGGTTCCCGGCGCCGCCGCCGAGCGGATCCGCCGCACCCCCGGGGTCCTCGCGGCCACCGAGGTCGTGCACACCTCGATCCGGGTGGGGCTGACGAAGTACGCGGCGCAGGGCGTGACCCCGGCCGGGCTGGACCGGACCTGGGACCCGGGGGTGACGGCCGGGAGCCTGGCGGAGTTCGGGGAGAAGAACGTCGCGGTGAGCGAACTGGCCGCCGACCAGCTGGGCCTGAAGCCGGGCAGCCCGCTCTCGCTGACGCTGGGCGACGGAACGCCGGTCACCCTGACCGTGTCCGCGGTGTACGCGCGGGGCCTGGGCTTCGGGGACGTGACGCTGCCCCACGGTCTGGTCGCCGCGCACGTCGACGATCCGCTGGCTTCGAGCGTGCTGGTGGCGGGACCGGCGGGGCCGGCCGTACGGGAGGTGCTCGCCTCGGCGGTACGGGAGTACCCGGGCGTGGCCGTGCTGTCGGCGGCCGAAGCGGACGGCGCCCGGGCGGAGCGGCAGGCGGCCGGGTCGGAGATCAACCTGCTGGCCATGGGGCTCGTCCTGGCCTTCACCGCGATCGCGGTGGCCAACACCCTGGCGATGTCCACGGGGGAGCGGCTGCGGGAGTTCGCGATGCTGAGGCTCGCGGGGGCGACGCGGCGGCAGGTGCGGGGGATGCTGCGGGTGGAGGCGCTGGCGGTGCTCCTGATGGGGGTGGTGCTGGGGTCCGGGATCTCGCTGGCGGTCCTCACCGCGTTCAGCGTGGGCATGACGGGGTCGGCGGCGGCGGTGGTGCTTCCGCTGGTGTACGGGGTGGTTGTGGGTGGGGCGGGGCTGGTGGCGCTGTGCGCTACTGGCTTCGCCGGGCGGGTGGCGATGCGGCCCCGGCCGGTGGACCTCGCGGCGGCCAAGGGCTAG
- a CDS encoding response regulator transcription factor yields the protein MRLLLVEDDDHVAAALSAILARHGFKVTHARSGEEALQALLSAGAPPQASPYGVILLDLGLPDQDGYEVCGKIRKRTSTPVIMVTARADVRSRIHGLNMGADDYVTKPYDTGELLARIHAVARRTGAPEESTATGPAGTPGVVRLGTVGIELATRRVSVDGVDVALTRKEFDLLALLAQRPGVVFRREQIISEVWRTSWEGTGRTLEVHVASLRSKLRMPALIETVRGVGYRLVVPPAPAAPAAPAASAPPAV from the coding sequence ATGAGACTGCTGCTCGTCGAGGACGACGACCACGTCGCCGCCGCCCTGTCCGCGATCCTCGCCCGGCACGGCTTCAAGGTCACCCATGCCCGCAGCGGTGAGGAGGCCCTGCAGGCGCTGCTGTCGGCGGGAGCGCCGCCCCAGGCCTCTCCGTACGGGGTGATCCTGCTCGACCTCGGCCTGCCCGACCAGGACGGCTACGAGGTGTGCGGCAAGATCCGCAAGCGCACCAGTACGCCCGTCATCATGGTCACCGCGCGGGCCGACGTGCGCTCCCGCATCCACGGACTCAACATGGGCGCCGACGACTACGTCACCAAGCCCTACGACACCGGCGAACTCCTCGCCCGCATCCACGCGGTGGCCCGCCGTACCGGCGCCCCCGAGGAGAGCACCGCCACCGGCCCCGCGGGCACGCCCGGCGTGGTCCGGCTCGGGACCGTCGGCATCGAGCTGGCCACCCGCCGGGTCAGCGTGGACGGCGTCGACGTAGCGCTCACCCGCAAGGAGTTCGACCTGCTGGCCCTGCTCGCGCAGCGCCCCGGCGTCGTCTTCCGCCGCGAGCAGATCATCAGCGAGGTCTGGCGCACCAGTTGGGAAGGCACCGGCCGGACCCTGGAGGTGCACGTGGCCTCGCTGCGGTCCAAGCTGCGCATGCCGGCGCTCATCGAGACCGTCCGCGGCGTGGGGTACCGGCTCGTCGTACCGCCCGCCCCGGCCGCGCCCGCCGCGCCCGCCGCCTCCGCTCCGCCCGCCGTCTAG
- a CDS encoding cysteine dioxygenase — protein MPAPTHAPAPAPAVSAADLLAFTLRIASDPELIASLPLDPEGRTWIRLDGPGGSEAWLIGWPPGTGTGWHDHAESRGAFTTARGRLTEHSLAVRLPSEGWQSLSLAPDVDRIRRLGAGTGRAFGEHHVHEVLNESATEHAISVHAYYPPLPLIRRYSRTGPVLTLEQVERPADWQ, from the coding sequence ATGCCTGCACCCACGCACGCCCCTGCCCCGGCTCCGGCCGTCTCGGCGGCGGATCTCCTCGCCTTCACCCTGCGCATCGCCTCCGACCCCGAGCTGATCGCCTCCCTCCCCCTCGATCCCGAGGGCCGGACGTGGATCCGGCTCGACGGTCCGGGCGGCAGCGAGGCCTGGCTGATCGGCTGGCCGCCCGGCACCGGCACCGGCTGGCACGACCACGCCGAGTCGCGCGGCGCGTTCACCACCGCGCGCGGGCGCCTCACGGAGCACTCGCTCGCGGTCCGCCTCCCCTCGGAGGGCTGGCAGTCCCTCTCCCTGGCCCCCGACGTGGACCGCATTCGCCGACTGGGCGCGGGCACCGGGCGGGCCTTCGGCGAGCACCACGTGCACGAGGTGCTCAACGAATCCGCGACCGAGCACGCGATCTCCGTCCACGCGTACTACCCGCCGCTCCCCCTGATCCGCCGCTACAGCCGCACCGGCCCGGTGCTCACGCTGGAGCAGGTCGAGCGTCCGGCGGACTGGCAGTGA
- a CDS encoding amino acid ABC transporter permease, with product MTSVLYDTPGPKAKARNWIYSGIFLVVAAAVAWWVLSALSDNGQLDADKWSPFVTEADIWTTFLLPGIGETLMAGAISMVIALPLGALLGIGRLSDHAWVRAVVGTWVEFFRAVPVLMLMIFGYALYVQFTNVESGIRPLYAVVTGLVLYNSAVIGEIVRAGVQSLPNGQTDAAKAIGMRKGQVMSYVLLPQAVTAMLPALVSQLVVILKDTALGGALLGLGELLSMNRQIAANYSNVIPTLIVIAAIYIAINFALTTFASWLEGRLRKSTRTTDAIVPVTLDAGNNSGAM from the coding sequence ATGACCTCCGTGCTGTACGACACCCCGGGCCCCAAGGCCAAGGCGCGCAACTGGATCTACAGCGGCATCTTCCTCGTCGTGGCCGCGGCCGTCGCATGGTGGGTGCTGTCCGCCCTGTCGGACAACGGGCAGCTCGACGCCGACAAGTGGAGTCCCTTCGTCACCGAAGCCGACATCTGGACCACGTTCCTCCTGCCCGGTATCGGCGAGACGCTGATGGCCGGCGCCATCTCCATGGTGATCGCCCTGCCGCTGGGCGCCCTGCTCGGCATCGGCCGGCTCTCCGACCACGCGTGGGTACGCGCCGTCGTGGGCACCTGGGTCGAGTTCTTCCGGGCCGTCCCGGTCCTGATGCTGATGATCTTCGGCTACGCCCTCTACGTGCAGTTCACCAACGTCGAGTCCGGCATCCGACCGCTGTACGCCGTGGTCACCGGCCTGGTGCTGTACAACTCCGCCGTCATCGGCGAGATCGTCCGGGCCGGCGTGCAGTCGCTCCCGAACGGCCAGACCGACGCCGCAAAGGCGATCGGCATGCGCAAGGGCCAGGTCATGAGCTACGTCCTGCTCCCGCAGGCGGTCACCGCGATGCTGCCGGCCCTGGTCAGCCAGCTCGTCGTGATCCTCAAGGACACCGCGCTCGGCGGCGCGCTGCTCGGCCTCGGCGAACTGCTGTCGATGAACCGGCAGATCGCCGCCAACTACAGCAACGTCATCCCGACCCTCATCGTGATCGCGGCGATCTACATCGCGATCAACTTCGCCCTCACCACCTTCGCCTCCTGGCTGGAGGGCCGGCTGCGGAAGTCGACTCGGACCACGGACGCGATCGTCCCGGTCACCCTCGACGCGGGCAACAACAGCGGCGCCATGTGA
- a CDS encoding amino acid ABC transporter ATP-binding protein: MSGVSVTKDVRDAAGAADDLVVLSNVNKHFGALHVLQDIDLSIARGEVVVVIGPSGSGKSTLCRTINRLETIDSGSITLDGKQLPSEGKALAKLRADVGMVFQSFNLFAHKTVLQNVMLGQLKVRKADQAAALEKAKSLLDRVGVGSQADKYPAQLSGGQQQRVAIARALAMDPKVMLFDEPTSALDPEMINEVLEVMQQLAREGMTMVVVTHEMGFARSAANRVVFMADGKIVEEATPEQFFSNPRSDRAKDFLSKILHH, encoded by the coding sequence ATGAGCGGAGTATCAGTGACCAAGGACGTGCGGGACGCGGCCGGTGCCGCGGACGACCTGGTCGTGCTGAGCAACGTCAACAAGCACTTCGGCGCGCTGCACGTGCTTCAGGACATCGATCTGAGCATTGCCCGCGGTGAGGTCGTCGTGGTGATCGGCCCTTCGGGGTCGGGCAAGTCCACGCTGTGCCGGACCATCAACCGCCTGGAGACCATCGATTCGGGCAGCATCACCCTCGACGGCAAGCAACTGCCGTCGGAGGGCAAGGCACTGGCCAAGCTGCGCGCCGATGTGGGCATGGTCTTCCAGTCGTTCAACCTCTTCGCGCACAAGACGGTGCTGCAGAACGTGATGCTGGGCCAGCTCAAGGTCCGCAAGGCGGACCAGGCGGCGGCGCTGGAGAAGGCGAAGTCCCTCCTCGACCGGGTGGGTGTCGGCTCGCAGGCCGACAAGTACCCGGCGCAGCTCTCGGGCGGCCAGCAGCAGCGTGTGGCGATCGCCCGCGCCCTGGCGATGGACCCGAAGGTGATGCTCTTCGACGAGCCGACCTCGGCCCTCGACCCGGAGATGATCAACGAGGTGCTGGAGGTCATGCAGCAGCTCGCCCGGGAGGGGATGACCATGGTCGTCGTCACGCACGAGATGGGCTTCGCCCGCTCCGCCGCCAACCGGGTGGTCTTCATGGCCGACGGGAAGATCGTCGAAGAGGCCACGCCCGAACAGTTCTTCAGCAACCCGCGGAGCGACCGCGCCAAGGACTTCCTCTCGAAGATCCTGCACCACTGA
- a CDS encoding amino acid ABC transporter permease, with protein MFDFLDSGQYDVLGAFWVTVQLTLYSAVGSLIWGTVLVGMRVSPVPLMRGFATAYVNLVRNTPLTLLIIGCSLGLNQTLGVTLGGGTFKEIGFRLAVLGFIAYTGTFVCEAIRSGINTVPVGQAEAARALGLSFFQVLTLIVLPQAFRAVVAPLASVLIALTKNTTVAAVIGVAEAALLMKEMNENEAAPFEVFGVFALGFVILTLPIGLLLGWVAKRVAVKR; from the coding sequence GTGTTCGATTTTCTTGATTCCGGGCAGTACGACGTGCTCGGAGCCTTCTGGGTGACGGTTCAGCTCACCCTCTACTCGGCCGTCGGGTCCCTGATCTGGGGCACCGTACTGGTCGGGATGCGGGTCAGCCCGGTCCCGCTGATGCGGGGCTTCGCCACCGCGTACGTGAACCTCGTGCGCAACACCCCGCTGACCCTGCTGATCATCGGCTGTTCGCTGGGCCTCAACCAGACCCTCGGCGTCACCCTCGGCGGCGGCACCTTCAAGGAGATCGGCTTCCGGCTCGCGGTACTCGGGTTCATCGCCTATACCGGCACCTTCGTCTGCGAGGCGATCCGCTCGGGCATCAACACGGTCCCGGTCGGACAGGCCGAGGCGGCCCGCGCACTGGGCCTGAGCTTCTTCCAGGTCCTCACCCTGATCGTGCTCCCCCAGGCGTTCCGGGCGGTCGTCGCACCGCTCGCCAGCGTCCTGATCGCCCTCACCAAGAACACCACGGTGGCGGCTGTCATCGGTGTGGCCGAAGCGGCCCTGCTGATGAAGGAAATGAACGAGAACGAAGCAGCACCCTTTGAGGTCTTCGGGGTCTTCGCCCTCGGATTCGTCATCCTGACCCTGCCCATCGGCCTGCTGCTGGGCTGGGTGGCCAAGCGAGTGGCGGTGAAGCGATGA
- a CDS encoding glutamate ABC transporter substrate-binding protein yields MKLSKVGAAAAIAVALALTATACGGDSDKGASDAGASGGAKKDKIVIGIKFDQPGVGLKTPDGKFTGFDVDVATYVAKELGYAPDQIEFKQAVSAERENLISNGDVKLVVASYSINDKRKAKVDFAGPYFLAHQDLLVRADDTSITKAEDLNKKKLCSVTGSTSAQNVKTKLAPEADLLELGGYSECLTGLENKKVDALTTDNSILAGYAAQDKNKGKFKLVGLSLSNENYGIGLKKGDKELQTKVNAAIKKMEADGAWEAAIKKNFGPSGYKNEPAPAVTEGS; encoded by the coding sequence ATGAAGCTCTCCAAGGTCGGCGCGGCCGCCGCCATCGCCGTAGCTCTCGCCCTGACCGCGACCGCCTGTGGCGGCGACAGCGACAAGGGCGCCTCCGACGCCGGCGCGTCGGGCGGGGCCAAGAAGGACAAGATCGTCATCGGCATCAAGTTCGACCAGCCGGGTGTGGGCCTCAAGACCCCCGACGGCAAGTTCACGGGCTTCGACGTGGACGTGGCGACGTACGTGGCCAAGGAGCTCGGCTACGCGCCGGACCAGATCGAGTTCAAGCAGGCCGTCAGCGCCGAGCGCGAGAACCTGATCTCCAACGGTGACGTGAAGCTGGTCGTGGCGAGCTACTCGATCAACGACAAGCGCAAGGCGAAGGTCGACTTCGCCGGCCCGTACTTCCTCGCGCACCAGGACCTGCTGGTCCGCGCCGACGACACCTCGATCACCAAGGCCGAGGACCTCAACAAGAAGAAGCTCTGCTCGGTCACCGGCTCCACGTCGGCGCAGAACGTCAAGACCAAGCTGGCCCCCGAGGCCGACCTCCTGGAGCTGGGCGGCTACTCCGAGTGCCTGACCGGCCTGGAGAACAAGAAGGTCGACGCCCTGACCACGGACAACTCGATCCTGGCCGGCTACGCGGCGCAGGACAAGAACAAGGGCAAGTTCAAGCTGGTCGGGCTGAGCCTGAGCAACGAGAACTACGGCATCGGCCTGAAGAAGGGCGACAAGGAGCTTCAGACCAAGGTCAACGCCGCCATCAAGAAGATGGAAGCGGACGGCGCCTGGGAAGCCGCCATCAAGAAGAACTTCGGCCCGTCCGGCTACAAGAACGAGCCGGCGCCCGCGGTCACCGAAGGCAGCTGA
- a CDS encoding FAD-dependent monooxygenase has translation MDPVIVVGAGPVGLSLSLALAGQGVPCVVLDEGSGKDELRPARTVALHTDTAAMVHRLGCTTLRDEGAYFTAWRTMRRGRESRRITFEDGPAPIHLPQHALTRGLRDAAAAHPLVQLVTESKLDALEQDGRGVTAHTRGAETTWWRGSHLVGCDGARSTVRKLLGIRFPGRTAVERHAVAALRTELPWPGEALLDRNPPEEVTARPLADGVYRLDWLLPARGDLVTPDALVNLIRDSLALWCGGTTPPYELLDTGVHTLHHRLARRWRDGRCFLAGDAAHLLGALGTQGVEEGLRDAENLAWKLSLAWHQGASGELLDSYEAERRRAVAARLRAADQAMPVLRTGGGLRTYLPGASRAAELLLTDGHLGRGPLGAEPVYAPPVAVHDVPTATGPGGAVENVPVTAPDGSTVPLRDQLGRGRLLVVLVAPGTGVWDRRHWVGAGLMPRLAAAVSALPVRAELLVADGYPGAAAHTVLLVRPDGHLAATFAGVHPAELYEAADAVRHGPATAAPTPAPRALPAAAPVID, from the coding sequence ATGGACCCGGTGATCGTCGTCGGCGCGGGGCCCGTCGGGCTGTCCCTGTCCCTCGCCCTGGCCGGCCAGGGCGTGCCCTGCGTCGTGCTCGACGAGGGATCCGGCAAGGACGAGCTCCGCCCCGCCCGCACCGTCGCCCTGCACACCGACACCGCCGCGATGGTGCACCGGCTGGGCTGTACGACCCTGCGCGACGAGGGCGCGTACTTCACCGCCTGGCGGACCATGCGGCGCGGCCGCGAGTCCCGGCGGATCACCTTCGAGGACGGCCCGGCCCCGATCCACCTGCCCCAGCACGCCCTGACCCGCGGACTGCGCGACGCCGCCGCCGCGCACCCGCTGGTCCAGCTGGTCACCGAGAGCAAACTCGACGCCCTGGAGCAGGACGGCCGCGGGGTCACCGCCCACACCCGGGGCGCCGAGACCACGTGGTGGCGCGGGAGCCACCTGGTCGGCTGCGACGGAGCCCGCTCCACCGTGCGCAAGCTGCTCGGCATCCGCTTCCCCGGCCGCACCGCCGTCGAACGGCACGCCGTGGCCGCCCTGCGCACCGAACTGCCCTGGCCCGGCGAGGCGTTGCTGGACCGCAACCCGCCCGAAGAGGTCACCGCCCGGCCGCTGGCCGACGGGGTGTACCGGCTGGACTGGCTGCTCCCGGCGCGCGGGGACCTCGTCACCCCCGACGCGCTGGTGAACCTCATCCGCGACAGCCTCGCCCTGTGGTGCGGGGGCACGACGCCCCCGTACGAGCTCCTCGACACCGGGGTCCACACCCTGCACCACCGGCTCGCCCGGCGCTGGCGCGACGGCCGCTGCTTCCTCGCCGGGGACGCGGCGCACCTGCTGGGCGCGCTCGGCACCCAGGGCGTCGAGGAGGGGCTCCGGGACGCCGAGAACCTCGCCTGGAAGCTCTCCCTCGCCTGGCACCAGGGGGCCTCCGGGGAACTCCTCGACAGTTACGAGGCCGAGCGCCGCAGGGCGGTGGCCGCCCGACTGCGCGCCGCCGACCAGGCCATGCCCGTACTGCGCACCGGGGGCGGCCTGCGCACCTACCTCCCGGGAGCCTCGCGCGCCGCGGAACTGCTGTTGACCGACGGCCACTTGGGGCGCGGCCCACTGGGTGCGGAGCCGGTGTACGCCCCGCCCGTGGCCGTCCACGACGTGCCCACCGCCACCGGGCCGGGCGGGGCCGTGGAGAACGTCCCGGTGACCGCGCCCGACGGCTCGACGGTGCCGCTGCGCGACCAGCTGGGGCGGGGCCGGCTCCTCGTCGTCCTCGTCGCCCCCGGCACCGGGGTCTGGGACCGGCGGCACTGGGTGGGCGCCGGCCTGATGCCCCGCCTCGCGGCGGCCGTCTCCGCGCTGCCGGTCCGCGCGGAGCTGCTCGTGGCGGACGGCTACCCCGGGGCGGCGGCCCACACCGTGCTCCTCGTACGACCGGACGGGCATCTCGCGGCCACCTTCGCCGGGGTCCACCCCGCCGAGCTGTACGAGGCCGCGGACGCGGTCCGGCACGGCCCGGCGACCGCAGCCCCGACCCCGGCGCCCAGGGCGTTGCCCGCCGCCGCACCCGTGATCGATTGA
- a CDS encoding rhodanese-like domain-containing protein, whose translation MAVSGIDALVERLRTTYTRVDPAQAHAESLDGALLVDIRYQALRERDGLIPGALLIERNELEWRLDPEGSHRLPEAVDHDVRIIVICNEGYASTLAAASLHALSLPNATDLTGGFQAWKSAGLPVAPS comes from the coding sequence CTGGCAGTGAGCGGCATCGACGCCCTCGTGGAGCGGCTGCGGACCACGTACACCCGCGTGGACCCGGCCCAGGCGCACGCGGAGTCGCTGGACGGGGCCCTGCTGGTCGACATTCGCTACCAGGCCCTGCGCGAGCGGGACGGACTGATCCCCGGCGCCCTGCTGATCGAACGCAACGAACTGGAATGGCGCCTCGACCCCGAGGGCTCCCACCGCCTCCCGGAGGCGGTGGACCACGACGTCCGCATCATCGTCATCTGCAACGAGGGCTACGCCTCCACCCTCGCCGCGGCCTCCCTCCACGCCCTGTCCCTCCCCAACGCGACGGACCTCACGGGCGGCTTCCAGGCCTGGAAATCAGCGGGCCTGCCCGTAGCCCCTTCCTAA
- the recX gene encoding recombination regulator RecX, which produces MWEQERGGTDGAEDRREGSRRGRRESGGRGGRRAEGREGRDDRQELPPQSPEEQAKAICLRLLTGMPRTRRQLADALAKRDIPEEVSEQVLSRFEEVGLIDDAAFAGAWVESRHRGRGLARRALAQELRTKGVAPTLVQEALEQLDSDQEEETARELVERKLRATRGLERDKRIRRLAGMLARKGYPEGMALRVVRRALEAEGEDAEDLTF; this is translated from the coding sequence GTGTGGGAGCAGGAAAGGGGCGGCACGGACGGCGCTGAGGACCGCCGCGAGGGCAGTCGCCGGGGCCGCCGCGAGAGCGGCGGCCGTGGAGGCCGCCGTGCGGAGGGCCGTGAGGGCCGGGACGACAGGCAGGAGCTGCCGCCCCAGAGTCCCGAGGAGCAGGCGAAGGCGATCTGTCTGCGCCTGCTCACCGGGATGCCGCGCACCCGGCGCCAGCTCGCGGACGCCCTGGCCAAACGGGACATCCCCGAGGAGGTGTCGGAGCAGGTCCTCTCGCGGTTCGAGGAGGTGGGCCTGATCGACGACGCCGCCTTCGCCGGGGCCTGGGTCGAGTCCCGGCACCGGGGCCGGGGGCTGGCCCGCCGGGCGCTCGCACAGGAGCTCCGTACCAAGGGGGTGGCACCCACCCTCGTACAGGAGGCCCTGGAACAGCTGGACTCCGACCAGGAGGAGGAGACCGCCCGGGAGCTCGTGGAGCGCAAGCTCCGCGCGACCCGGGGCCTGGAGCGGGACAAGCGGATCCGGCGCCTCGCCGGAATGCTCGCCCGCAAGGGGTACCCCGAGGGCATGGCCCTGCGGGTGGTCCGCCGCGCACTGGAGGCGGAGGGTGAAGACGCAGAAGACCTGACGTTCTGA